The proteins below are encoded in one region of Antennarius striatus isolate MH-2024 chromosome 7, ASM4005453v1, whole genome shotgun sequence:
- the rxrgb gene encoding retinoic acid receptor RXR-gamma-B isoform X2, whose translation MDSHDPYLHLNSTGPMSAAHPHAPHMGGMGGHPSVISTSRQLPSAVSTVGSPMNGLASPYPVITSSLGSPSISLQSTPNMNFGPLSSPQINAMNSVSSPEDIKPPPGLQNLGNINYQCTSPGGMSKHICSICGDRSSGKHYGVYSCEGCKGFFKRTVRKDLTYTCRDSKECLIDKRQRNRCQYCRYQKCLAMGMKREAVQEERQRGKERGDSEVESTSSFTEEMPVDKILDAELAVEPKTETYSDGSPSNSTNDPVTNICQAADKQLFTLVEWAKRIPHFSELPIDDQVILLRAGWNELLIASFSHRSVTVKDGILLATGLHVHRSSAHSAGVGSIFDRVLTELVSKMKDMQMDKTELGCLRAIVLFNPDAKGLSNPPEVEGLREKVYASLESYTKQKYPEQPGRFAKLLLRLPALRSIGLKCLEHLFFFKLIGDTPIDTFLMEMLEAPHQIT comes from the exons ATTCCACGGGGCCAATGAGCGCAGCCCACCCTCACGCCCCTCATATGGGTGGCATGGGAGGCCATCCGTCCGTTATCAGCACTTCCAGGCAATTACCTTCTGCTGTGTCCACCGTGGGTTCGCCAATGAACGGCCTGGCCTCGCCCTACCCTGTCATTACATCTTCTCTGGGCTCGCCCTCTATATCGTTGCAGTCTACACCCAACATGAACTTCGGACCACTCAGCAGTCCACAG atcaatGCTATGAACAGTGTTAGCAGCCCAGAGGACATCAAGCCTCCACCTGGTCTACAGAATCTTGGAAACATCAACTACCAGTGTACCAGCCCAGGAGGAATGTCCAAACACATCTGCTCCATTTGTGGGGACCGCTCCTCAG GAAAGCATTATGGCGTTTACAGCTGCGAGGGATGCAAGGGCTTCTTCAAGAGGACCGTCCGTAAAGATCTAACCTACACATGTCGAGACAGCAAGGAGTGCCTGATTGACAAGCGCCAGCGAAATCGATGCCAATACTGTCGCTACCAAAAGTGCTTAGCAATGGGCATGAAAAGAGAAG CGGTACAGGAAGAGAGACAACGTGGGAAGGAGCGGGGGGACAGCGAGGTGGAATCAACCAGCAGTTTCACTGAGGAAATGCCTGTAGACAAAATCCTTGATGCTGAGCTGGCTGTGGAGCCCAAAACAGAGACGTACAGCGACGGCAGCCCAAGCAACTCT ACCAATGACCCTGTCACCAACATCTGCCAGGCAGCAGACAAGCAGCTCTTCACCTTGGTGGAGTGGGCCAAGAGAATCCCACACTTCTCTGAACTCCCCATCGATGACCAGGTCATACTACTACGAGCAG GCTGGAATGAGCTCCTGATCGCCTCATTCTCACATCGCTCGGTCACAGTTAAAGACGGAATCCTGTTGGCGACGGGCCTCCACGTCCATAGAAGCAGTGCCCACAGTGCTGGAGTGGGCTCCATCTTTGATAG AGTCCTGACAGAGTTAGTATCAAAAATGAAAGATATGCAGATGGATAAAACAGAACTCGGTTGCCTAAGAGCCATCGTTCTCTTCAACCCAG ATGCAAAAGGTCTTTCGAACCCGCCAGAGGTTGAGGGGTTGAGGGAAAAAGTTTACGCATCACTGGAGTCGTACACGAAACAAAAATATCCAGAGCAGCCTGGCAG GTTTGCCAAGCTTCTGCTTCGCCTTCCCGCCCTGCGCTCTATCGGCCTCAAGTGTCTGGAGCATCTGTTCTTCTTCAAGCTGATCGGTGACACACCCATTGACACCTTTCTTATGGAGATGTTGGAGGCGCCACATCAGATCACATGA
- the rxrgb gene encoding retinoic acid receptor RXR-gamma-B isoform X1 — protein sequence MWRPVASPGGSPVQELGYGHYSTGPMSAAHPHAPHMGGMGGHPSVISTSRQLPSAVSTVGSPMNGLASPYPVITSSLGSPSISLQSTPNMNFGPLSSPQINAMNSVSSPEDIKPPPGLQNLGNINYQCTSPGGMSKHICSICGDRSSGKHYGVYSCEGCKGFFKRTVRKDLTYTCRDSKECLIDKRQRNRCQYCRYQKCLAMGMKREAVQEERQRGKERGDSEVESTSSFTEEMPVDKILDAELAVEPKTETYSDGSPSNSTNDPVTNICQAADKQLFTLVEWAKRIPHFSELPIDDQVILLRAGWNELLIASFSHRSVTVKDGILLATGLHVHRSSAHSAGVGSIFDRVLTELVSKMKDMQMDKTELGCLRAIVLFNPDAKGLSNPPEVEGLREKVYASLESYTKQKYPEQPGRFAKLLLRLPALRSIGLKCLEHLFFFKLIGDTPIDTFLMEMLEAPHQIT from the exons ATTCCACGGGGCCAATGAGCGCAGCCCACCCTCACGCCCCTCATATGGGTGGCATGGGAGGCCATCCGTCCGTTATCAGCACTTCCAGGCAATTACCTTCTGCTGTGTCCACCGTGGGTTCGCCAATGAACGGCCTGGCCTCGCCCTACCCTGTCATTACATCTTCTCTGGGCTCGCCCTCTATATCGTTGCAGTCTACACCCAACATGAACTTCGGACCACTCAGCAGTCCACAG atcaatGCTATGAACAGTGTTAGCAGCCCAGAGGACATCAAGCCTCCACCTGGTCTACAGAATCTTGGAAACATCAACTACCAGTGTACCAGCCCAGGAGGAATGTCCAAACACATCTGCTCCATTTGTGGGGACCGCTCCTCAG GAAAGCATTATGGCGTTTACAGCTGCGAGGGATGCAAGGGCTTCTTCAAGAGGACCGTCCGTAAAGATCTAACCTACACATGTCGAGACAGCAAGGAGTGCCTGATTGACAAGCGCCAGCGAAATCGATGCCAATACTGTCGCTACCAAAAGTGCTTAGCAATGGGCATGAAAAGAGAAG CGGTACAGGAAGAGAGACAACGTGGGAAGGAGCGGGGGGACAGCGAGGTGGAATCAACCAGCAGTTTCACTGAGGAAATGCCTGTAGACAAAATCCTTGATGCTGAGCTGGCTGTGGAGCCCAAAACAGAGACGTACAGCGACGGCAGCCCAAGCAACTCT ACCAATGACCCTGTCACCAACATCTGCCAGGCAGCAGACAAGCAGCTCTTCACCTTGGTGGAGTGGGCCAAGAGAATCCCACACTTCTCTGAACTCCCCATCGATGACCAGGTCATACTACTACGAGCAG GCTGGAATGAGCTCCTGATCGCCTCATTCTCACATCGCTCGGTCACAGTTAAAGACGGAATCCTGTTGGCGACGGGCCTCCACGTCCATAGAAGCAGTGCCCACAGTGCTGGAGTGGGCTCCATCTTTGATAG AGTCCTGACAGAGTTAGTATCAAAAATGAAAGATATGCAGATGGATAAAACAGAACTCGGTTGCCTAAGAGCCATCGTTCTCTTCAACCCAG ATGCAAAAGGTCTTTCGAACCCGCCAGAGGTTGAGGGGTTGAGGGAAAAAGTTTACGCATCACTGGAGTCGTACACGAAACAAAAATATCCAGAGCAGCCTGGCAG GTTTGCCAAGCTTCTGCTTCGCCTTCCCGCCCTGCGCTCTATCGGCCTCAAGTGTCTGGAGCATCTGTTCTTCTTCAAGCTGATCGGTGACACACCCATTGACACCTTTCTTATGGAGATGTTGGAGGCGCCACATCAGATCACATGA